DNA sequence from the Coregonus clupeaformis isolate EN_2021a chromosome 30, ASM2061545v1, whole genome shotgun sequence genome:
TTCAGGTGACACTGTTGTTTTCTAAAtatttttgcttactttttttTCTCCTTCTAAAGTCTCCCTGTGATGAGATAGAAGCATTCTTTTTTTTTCATCCGTACTTTGGAGTTTGATAGAGGCCTTTGTTGTGGTGACCTCTGGATGTGTTGCGATGACCTCTGGATGTGTTGCGATGACCTCTGGATGTGTTGCAGTGGCGTTGTGGAATATGGGGGGGAAGAGTGTAAAGGACGGACAGCTGAGAGGTTATACACTTTCTGTCAAAGACTTCATCTCTCCGACATGCCGCTGAGGCAAAATGTAGGctacctttctttctttctttctttctttctttctttctttctttctttctttctttctttctttctttctttctttctttctttctttctttctttctttctttctttctttctttctttctttctttctttcctctaCTTATCCTGTCATCTATTGTCTCCTTTGCTTTCCTCACTCACTCTTACTTATTGTCagtctttccctccctccctccctccctccctccctccctccctccctccctccgtcactCTTCTCTATCTGTCCTTCAGCTCTGTCAGCACACAGTCCACATTCTCTGCTACTTCTATTTGATGAGTCTTTCTTAGTCCAACTTTGCATGGACCAGATAGGGAGGGATGGGCGGCTGAGAGTTGACGCATTTGACGCCACATCATCAGTGTATATAAAGTCCTCTTATAAGAAGGGTTCAAGTCTTTTGATTTTCTGTAGTTCTTTTTTTCCCCCCTTGGTCCTTTTCTGTCCTTTttttcaccctcttcctcccatcTGGTGAAGAAGCAGCAGCTCCCatgaccctcctctcctcttctcttctctctgcatCCCTAAACTCTCCATCGCTGATTCAGCTACCAGGGAACAGCCGGACACTTCCCTGCAGCAGCCACACTGCACGGCCACCACCCCACCAGCCGGAGACTTCCCTGCAGCAGCCACACTGCACGGCCACCACCCCACCAGCCGGAGACTTCCCTGCAGCAACCACACTGCACGGCCACCACCCCACCAGCCGGACACTTCCCTGCAGCAGCCACACTGCACGGCCACCACCCCACCAGCCGGAGACTTCCTGCAGCAGCCACACTGCATGgccaccaccccaccccaccagatCACCCTCACACCGGTATGTGCTCCATGTACTGTATGCAATATACTGTAAGTCTATAATGTCTCGGTttgtacatgcgtgtgtgtgtgtagagtgtgtg
Encoded proteins:
- the LOC123482303 gene encoding uncharacterized protein LOC123482303 isoform X1; translation: MCCDDLWMCCDDLWMCCSGVVEYGGEECKGRTAERLYTFCQRLHLSDMPLRQNLPGNSRTLPCSSHTARPPPHQPETSLQQPHCTATTPPAGDFPAATTLHGHHPTSRTLPCSSHTARPPPHQPETSCSSHTAWPPPHPTRSPSHRTLKLAHLTSSGCTEGPHTKNALLKLVKWNQINCSMDLVPFNQL
- the LOC123482303 gene encoding protein TRACHEARY ELEMENT DIFFERENTIATION-RELATED 7A-like isoform X2, with the translated sequence MTLLSSSLLSASLNSPSLIQLPGNSRTLPCSSHTARPPPHQPETSLQQPHCTATTPPAGDFPAATTLHGHHPTSRTLPCSSHTARPPPHQPETSCSSHTAWPPPHPTRSPSHRTLKLAHLTSSGCTEGPHTKNALLKLVKWNQINCSMDLVPFNQL